The Zobellia alginiliquefaciens genome contains a region encoding:
- a CDS encoding LuxR C-terminal-related transcriptional regulator has translation MSLNLESYEKTFSTDATIDYKAVDKHIKKLEELDRYLPKMQSYILVQNTVDQKYEYICDNYEKLLGYKKKNALEKGMSFHFSNIHPEDVPNWLLILDDLMIFTMSNVPKEERIHCVYSWNYRLKNKKGKYVNIQVHQTPLYFDSKGKPILGFSQNTVMGNVKKQPMVGVCKKLNHQNEYETLFYKNYSETLLIDCLSNREFDIVRLLAKGYTTKEISDKLNISTHTTATHRKNILSKLKFKSSIEIVNYCNQNHLF, from the coding sequence ATGAGTTTAAATTTGGAGTCCTACGAAAAAACTTTTAGTACTGATGCTACTATCGATTATAAGGCCGTGGATAAGCACATCAAAAAACTAGAGGAGCTAGATCGCTATCTACCTAAAATGCAATCCTACATTCTGGTGCAGAATACCGTAGATCAGAAGTACGAGTATATATGTGATAATTATGAAAAGCTCTTAGGATACAAAAAAAAGAATGCTTTGGAAAAAGGAATGTCGTTTCATTTCTCTAACATTCATCCTGAGGATGTTCCAAATTGGTTGTTGATTCTAGATGACCTCATGATTTTTACCATGAGTAATGTTCCTAAGGAAGAACGTATTCATTGTGTATATTCATGGAACTACAGACTAAAAAATAAGAAAGGGAAGTACGTAAATATTCAGGTGCACCAAACCCCATTATATTTTGATAGTAAGGGGAAACCTATTTTAGGCTTTTCTCAGAACACGGTAATGGGTAATGTAAAAAAGCAACCTATGGTTGGCGTTTGTAAAAAGCTAAACCATCAGAATGAATATGAAACCCTGTTTTATAAAAACTATTCGGAAACCCTTTTGATTGACTGTTTAAGCAATCGCGAGTTTGATATTGTAAGGTTGTTGGCCAAAGGGTACACCACAAAAGAAATTTCGGATAAATTGAATATTAGCACGCACACTACGGCTACGCATAGAAAGAATATTTTATCAAAACTCAAATTCAAATCATCTATTGAGATTGTTAATTATTGTAATCAAAATCACCTATTTTGA
- a CDS encoding helix-turn-helix transcriptional regulator gives MNKHREHMRVFRNEVHRDVSKYEYEAIPYSSLEGFPLNSKQCLYIAHWAKQGIEYERGLKELTGYTLSEFNTEDLVHYIHPEERELINRLTQEAVKYVVKTDLRKGHAHLFLSFRFRKKDGTYIKILRQSSSFELDNQGRMVSNFSLLTDISFIDSGNRVEWHFDAYGVNLDEFKRRIYAVYAKFFTRREKEVVNLISKGYTSAQIAEALFISMHTVATHRKKIFRKASVNSVPDLIFFCKKNGIL, from the coding sequence ATGAATAAACACCGCGAGCATATGAGGGTGTTTCGTAATGAGGTACATAGAGACGTTTCTAAGTATGAATATGAAGCTATTCCTTATTCTTCATTAGAGGGTTTTCCGTTAAATTCTAAGCAATGCTTATATATTGCGCATTGGGCAAAACAAGGTATAGAATATGAAAGGGGCCTAAAGGAGTTAACAGGATATACTTTAAGTGAATTTAATACTGAAGACTTGGTACACTACATTCACCCAGAAGAAAGAGAATTGATAAATAGGCTTACTCAAGAAGCGGTAAAATATGTGGTTAAGACTGATTTAAGAAAGGGGCATGCCCATTTATTTCTCTCCTTTCGTTTTCGGAAAAAAGACGGTACTTATATAAAAATATTGCGCCAGTCTTCTTCTTTTGAATTGGATAATCAGGGAAGAATGGTAAGTAATTTTTCACTTCTTACCGATATTTCGTTCATAGATAGTGGCAATCGTGTGGAGTGGCATTTTGATGCCTATGGAGTAAATCTAGATGAATTTAAAAGGCGTATTTATGCAGTTTACGCTAAGTTTTTTACGCGTCGGGAGAAAGAGGTTGTCAACTTAATTAGTAAAGGGTATACAAGTGCTCAAATAGCCGAAGCTTTATTTATTAGTATGCATACGGTAGCAACCCATAGGAAGAAGATATTTAGAAAGGCCAGTGTCAATAGTGTACCAGATTTGATTTTCTTTTGTAAGAAGAACGGAATCCTTTAA
- a CDS encoding alpha/beta fold hydrolase yields MSNTLYDDKKSSSEPITVIFLHGNSLSSLVWSNQLSSTLFEKVPLVALDLPGHGKSPEYDSYAFANLLKGLRENIEIYERVIVVGHSLGGHLAIQLLPKLTNCLGLFIVGTPPLNKPVNPEEAFLPDPRMGLFFQRDLGASDIEAMIQVMVKNTDDGVLNYKKLIQTTDPKIREALALALVNGELANEVDILSKSNIPVAVAIGATDKLVNTEYVKGLSIPFLWRGAVQIIENSAHIPQLDASFEFSGLLLEFINSVENE; encoded by the coding sequence GTGAGTAATACTCTGTACGATGATAAAAAGTCTTCTTCAGAACCAATTACCGTCATTTTTCTTCATGGTAATTCTTTAAGCTCTTTAGTTTGGAGCAATCAATTATCTTCAACATTATTTGAGAAAGTTCCTTTGGTGGCTCTAGATCTTCCGGGTCATGGAAAATCTCCGGAGTATGATTCTTACGCTTTTGCCAATCTACTTAAAGGGTTAAGAGAAAATATTGAAATTTACGAAAGGGTTATAGTTGTGGGCCATTCGTTAGGTGGACATTTGGCCATCCAACTTTTACCTAAGCTGACCAATTGTCTGGGGCTTTTTATAGTAGGGACACCTCCTCTTAATAAGCCTGTTAATCCAGAGGAAGCTTTCTTGCCCGATCCACGAATGGGGTTATTTTTTCAGAGAGACCTTGGTGCTTCTGATATAGAAGCCATGATACAAGTCATGGTAAAGAATACAGATGATGGAGTGTTGAATTATAAAAAACTTATACAAACAACCGATCCTAAAATTCGTGAAGCCCTTGCCTTGGCCTTGGTGAATGGTGAGCTGGCAAATGAGGTTGATATTCTCAGTAAAAGTAACATACCTGTTGCTGTAGCTATTGGGGCTACTGATAAATTGGTCAACACGGAATATGTGAAGGGATTGTCAATACCTTTTCTCTGGAGAGGAGCGGTACAAATAATCGAAAATAGTGCCCATATACCCCAATTAGATGCATCTTTTGAATTTAGCGGACTTCTTTTGGAATTTATAAATTCGGTAGAGAATGAATAA
- the dxs gene encoding 1-deoxy-D-xylulose-5-phosphate synthase has product MESFLDHITYPEDLRKLALNQLPQLARELREFIIDIVAAKEGHLGASLGVVELTIALHYVFNTPDDKLIWDVGHQAYGHKILTGRKEIFDTNRQLGGISGFPKRNESSYDAFGTGHSSTSISAILGMAMASQLNGQNNRQHIAVIGDASIASGMAFEALNHLGSTNSNVLVILNDNAIGIDPSVGALKKYLTNVKKGTAKDENIFECLNFHYTGPLDGHDLESLISELNHLKLVAGPKLLHVITTKGKGLKKAEENQVTYHAPGKFDKLTGELQKKPEVANQPQKYQDVFGHTLVELALKNKNIVGITPAMPTGSSLKYMMQQIPDRAFDVGIAEQHAVTLAAGMATEGLIPFCTIYSTFLQRAYDQVIHDVAIQNLPVIFCLDRAGMVGQDGATHHGVYDIAYLRCIPNLCIFAPMNESELRNIMYTAQLGLKHPIAIRYPRGRGVQEKWQTPFEKIEIGKARELKTGTELAILTIGHIGNTVSEVIEGILENEKIAHFDMRFVKPLDKKLLINIFKRFKHIVTIEDGSKMGGFGSAILELANELGYSQNIHILGINDIFIEHGTVEELHQQTKIDPVSITEQIKMLLNE; this is encoded by the coding sequence TTGGAATCATTTTTAGACCATATCACTTATCCTGAAGATTTACGTAAGCTGGCCTTAAATCAGCTACCTCAACTTGCCCGGGAGTTACGGGAATTTATAATTGATATTGTTGCTGCCAAGGAGGGTCATTTAGGAGCTAGCCTTGGCGTAGTAGAACTTACAATTGCATTGCACTACGTGTTCAATACTCCAGACGATAAACTTATTTGGGACGTTGGCCACCAAGCATACGGACATAAAATATTGACCGGTAGAAAAGAAATTTTTGATACCAATAGGCAATTAGGGGGCATCAGCGGATTCCCAAAACGAAATGAAAGTAGTTACGACGCCTTTGGCACAGGCCATAGTTCTACTTCTATTTCTGCAATTCTAGGTATGGCAATGGCCTCACAATTAAACGGCCAAAATAACAGGCAACACATTGCTGTAATTGGAGATGCTTCCATTGCAAGTGGCATGGCTTTTGAGGCATTGAACCATCTTGGTTCTACAAATTCCAACGTTCTGGTTATTCTAAACGATAACGCTATAGGAATAGACCCAAGTGTGGGAGCATTAAAAAAATACCTGACCAATGTAAAAAAAGGAACGGCAAAAGATGAGAACATATTTGAATGTCTCAACTTTCATTATACCGGTCCTTTAGATGGGCACGACCTAGAATCCTTGATCAGTGAACTAAATCATTTAAAGTTGGTAGCCGGACCAAAATTGTTACATGTTATTACCACCAAGGGCAAAGGACTGAAAAAAGCCGAAGAAAATCAGGTTACCTATCATGCACCGGGTAAATTTGACAAACTCACCGGTGAATTACAGAAGAAACCGGAGGTAGCCAATCAACCTCAAAAATATCAAGATGTTTTTGGACATACATTGGTAGAGCTGGCGCTTAAAAATAAAAATATTGTTGGTATTACCCCAGCAATGCCCACGGGAAGCTCATTGAAATATATGATGCAGCAAATACCTGATAGGGCTTTTGATGTTGGTATTGCCGAGCAGCATGCCGTAACATTGGCAGCAGGCATGGCTACAGAAGGTTTAATACCTTTCTGCACCATTTACTCTACTTTTCTACAACGCGCTTATGACCAAGTCATACATGATGTAGCCATTCAAAACCTTCCGGTTATTTTTTGTTTGGACAGAGCCGGCATGGTGGGTCAAGACGGAGCCACGCATCACGGTGTTTATGACATTGCCTATTTAAGATGTATACCCAACCTGTGTATTTTTGCTCCAATGAACGAAAGCGAACTTCGTAACATCATGTACACGGCGCAATTAGGTTTAAAGCATCCTATAGCCATTAGATACCCCAGAGGAAGAGGTGTTCAAGAAAAATGGCAGACTCCCTTTGAAAAAATTGAGATTGGAAAAGCTAGGGAATTAAAAACAGGAACGGAGCTTGCCATATTAACGATAGGCCATATTGGAAATACGGTTTCAGAGGTGATTGAAGGTATATTGGAAAATGAAAAAATAGCACATTTTGATATGCGATTTGTTAAACCGTTGGATAAGAAACTACTTATAAATATATTTAAGCGATTTAAGCACATAGTTACTATTGAAGATGGTAGTAAAATGGGTGGTTTTGGATCTGCCATTTTAGAACTGGCCAACGAACTAGGATATTCTCAAAACATACATATTCTAGGTATTAATGACATTTTCATTGAACATGGAACCGTAGAAGAATTACACCAACAAACCAAAATAGACCCCGTAAGTATAACAGAACAAATAAAAATGCTATTAAATGAATAA
- a CDS encoding DUF3078 domain-containing protein translates to MNNSPTVPQLFILFFSLCISPIFGQNQDSLPPGREMEIDTMVMVIDTTVVDTVVIRKTQEKIKFIPRSVDLMNPVISFKRTNALDEKPNRFRVPSFWTKVNKLGANFSEVAFVNWNAGGNNSISALGNARFERNYKFRYIQWDNYMEMRYGLNIQDEQKLRKTDDAIRFSSTFGLQRDTISNWYYSAKANFNTQFSNGYKYPDRSSPISRFMAPGYSFLGAGTSYITKDQKFNLYISPITQKATFVLDEELANKGAFGVKKAVLDEDGNVIEEGEKIFLEFGFLVTNQYEKEIYKNMILKHRLTLYTDYLQKFGNIDVDWELNFDLKVNKYVVTTIGTHIIYDDDILFDEQTDASGTIVDAGIPRIQFKQLLGVGVSYAF, encoded by the coding sequence ATGAATAATTCCCCAACCGTACCGCAGCTGTTTATTCTTTTTTTTAGCTTATGCATTTCACCAATTTTTGGGCAAAACCAAGACTCCCTACCACCGGGAAGGGAAATGGAAATTGACACCATGGTAATGGTAATAGATACTACCGTGGTAGACACAGTGGTTATCCGAAAGACACAAGAGAAAATAAAATTTATTCCGCGTAGCGTAGACTTGATGAATCCTGTTATTTCATTCAAAAGGACCAATGCCCTAGATGAAAAACCTAACCGATTTAGGGTTCCGTCTTTTTGGACCAAAGTAAATAAGCTTGGAGCAAATTTTAGTGAAGTAGCTTTTGTGAACTGGAACGCTGGGGGTAACAACTCCATATCGGCCCTTGGAAATGCTCGTTTTGAACGAAATTATAAGTTTCGGTATATTCAATGGGACAACTATATGGAGATGCGGTACGGCCTCAACATTCAAGATGAACAAAAGCTTAGAAAAACAGATGACGCCATTCGTTTTAGTTCTACATTCGGGCTTCAGCGGGACACGATTAGCAATTGGTACTATTCCGCGAAGGCAAACTTCAACACCCAGTTTTCAAATGGTTATAAATATCCGGACAGATCATCACCAATTTCTCGTTTTATGGCCCCTGGGTATTCCTTTTTAGGTGCTGGTACATCTTACATTACCAAAGACCAGAAATTTAATCTATACATCTCTCCAATAACGCAAAAAGCAACATTCGTTTTAGATGAAGAACTGGCTAACAAAGGTGCATTTGGTGTTAAAAAGGCTGTTTTGGATGAAGATGGAAATGTAATTGAAGAAGGCGAAAAAATATTTCTTGAATTTGGTTTTCTAGTGACAAATCAATACGAAAAGGAAATCTATAAAAACATGATCCTAAAACATAGGTTAACCCTGTATACGGATTACTTGCAAAAGTTTGGCAACATAGATGTAGACTGGGAGCTAAATTTTGACTTAAAGGTCAACAAATATGTAGTGACTACCATTGGCACGCATATTATCTATGATGATGACATCCTTTTTGACGAACAGACAGATGCTAGCGGCACCATTGTAGATGCCGGAATTCCCCGCATACAATTTAAACAGTTGCTCGGCGTTGGCGTATCCTATGCTTTTTAA
- a CDS encoding deoxyguanosinetriphosphate triphosphohydrolase, which translates to MNWENLLSLKRQGDTHKRLRKEQDETRLGFEVDYDRIIFSSAFRSLQDKTQVIPLSKTDFVHTRLTHSLEVSVVGRSLGRIAGKKILEKHPFLSESYGYRFNDFGAIVAAAALAHDIGNPPFGHSGEKAIGEYFITGNGQKYQSVLSPKEYQDIVEFEGNANGFRLLSQSREGVTGGLRLSYATLGAFMKYPKESLPKKPSKHISDKKFGFFQTEKDAFTEIAKDLGLIQTRDGEDISFARHPLTFLVEAADDICYTIIDFEDGINLGLISEDYALEYLIKLVKDTINTKKYNSLKYKEDRLSYLRALAINTLIRDAIDVFVENENKILNGTFDSSLLDQSAFKAQIEDIISLSVQKIYRSQEVIEKEIAGYKIISDILNVYTNALIRKKENRASNYDSLMLKTLPELYRDTDRSIYNILLNTCCYVASLSDSAAVHIHNKIMGKQL; encoded by the coding sequence ATGAACTGGGAAAACTTATTGTCTCTTAAACGCCAAGGAGATACACATAAAAGACTGCGAAAAGAACAGGATGAAACAAGGTTGGGTTTTGAAGTAGATTATGACCGTATCATATTTTCCAGCGCATTTAGAAGTCTACAAGATAAGACTCAGGTTATTCCTCTTTCTAAAACAGACTTTGTACATACCAGGTTAACCCATAGTTTGGAAGTTTCCGTAGTAGGAAGAAGTCTTGGCCGCATAGCAGGAAAGAAAATTTTGGAGAAGCATCCTTTTTTAAGTGAGTCATACGGTTATAGGTTCAATGATTTTGGAGCTATTGTAGCTGCCGCAGCCTTGGCCCATGATATTGGGAACCCCCCTTTTGGTCATAGTGGCGAAAAAGCAATAGGGGAGTATTTCATTACTGGAAACGGACAAAAATACCAATCAGTTCTTTCTCCAAAGGAGTATCAAGATATCGTTGAATTTGAGGGGAATGCCAATGGATTTAGACTTCTATCTCAATCTAGAGAAGGGGTTACTGGCGGTCTGCGATTGAGTTACGCTACACTTGGGGCTTTTATGAAGTATCCTAAAGAGTCTCTTCCAAAGAAGCCTTCAAAACATATCTCCGATAAGAAGTTTGGTTTTTTTCAAACTGAGAAAGACGCTTTTACAGAAATAGCTAAGGACTTGGGTCTTATACAAACTAGGGATGGTGAAGATATTTCTTTTGCAAGGCATCCGCTAACATTTTTGGTAGAAGCCGCAGATGATATTTGCTATACCATAATAGATTTTGAAGATGGAATTAACCTTGGCCTTATTTCTGAGGATTATGCACTTGAGTATTTAATAAAGTTGGTGAAGGATACAATAAATACCAAAAAGTATAATTCATTAAAATATAAAGAAGATAGGCTTAGTTATTTGAGAGCACTTGCTATAAATACTTTAATAAGGGATGCGATTGATGTATTTGTTGAAAATGAAAATAAAATACTTAACGGTACTTTTGATAGCAGTTTATTAGATCAGAGTGCGTTTAAAGCACAAATTGAAGATATTATTTCCTTGAGCGTTCAAAAAATTTATCGGTCTCAAGAAGTTATAGAAAAGGAAATTGCCGGATACAAGATTATTTCGGACATATTGAACGTTTATACAAATGCCCTTATACGGAAGAAGGAAAATAGAGCTTCAAATTATGACTCGCTAATGCTTAAAACACTTCCAGAGTTGTACAGGGACACCGATAGATCTATTTATAATATTTTATTGAATACATGTTGTTATGTAGCAAGTCTTTCGGATAGTGCGGCAGTGCATATTCACAATAAGATTATGGGTAAACAACTTTAA
- a CDS encoding carboxypeptidase-like regulatory domain-containing protein — protein sequence MKITLFFLAFVCSLNLFAQEEGAIRGTIFDMEMNNEPLLFADVQIKDTKFKTQTNFRGNFEILNVEPGNYILKVAFSGYEPQEIPVEVTAANTIEISQGLHAKTLSLSDMTFVDDNTLQNGETALTSIDQ from the coding sequence ATGAAAATCACACTTTTTTTTCTTGCTTTTGTATGTTCATTAAATCTATTCGCTCAAGAAGAAGGCGCCATTAGAGGCACTATTTTTGACATGGAAATGAATAATGAACCTTTATTGTTCGCAGATGTTCAAATAAAGGATACAAAATTCAAAACCCAGACCAACTTTAGAGGAAATTTTGAAATTTTAAATGTTGAACCGGGCAACTACATTCTTAAAGTAGCATTTTCTGGTTATGAGCCACAAGAGATTCCTGTTGAAGTTACAGCGGCTAATACCATTGAAATATCTCAAGGCCTTCATGCTAAGACACTAAGCTTATCTGATATGACTTTTGTAGATGACAATACGTTGCAAAACGGAGAGACAGCGCTCACCAGTATAGACCAGTAG
- a CDS encoding toxin-antitoxin system YwqK family antitoxin: MKNSFILFALALTMTVGYAQKEKEVKLNKDTNLLEATYFHDNGEVSQKGTFDLAGKLHGQWISFDEMGEKVSKGNYDKGVRTGKWYFYNDGTVKEVEFDNNVIANVINKEKKSAVVSKE; this comes from the coding sequence ATGAAAAATTCATTTATACTTTTTGCCCTTGCATTAACAATGACAGTAGGGTACGCACAAAAAGAAAAAGAAGTAAAGTTAAACAAAGACACTAATTTGTTGGAAGCTACGTATTTCCATGATAATGGAGAAGTTAGTCAGAAGGGAACTTTTGATTTAGCTGGGAAATTGCATGGTCAATGGATCAGCTTTGACGAAATGGGGGAGAAAGTATCAAAAGGAAATTACGATAAAGGTGTAAGGACTGGAAAATGGTATTTTTATAATGATGGAACCGTGAAGGAGGTGGAGTTTGATAATAATGTTATTGCTAATGTTATTAATAAGGAGAAAAAATCTGCCGTGGTTTCCAAAGAATAA
- a CDS encoding inorganic phosphate transporter, with protein sequence MGENIYLFMIIALAVLAITDLVVGVSNDAVNFLNSAIGSKAVSFRTVMIVASVGIAFGAISSSGMMEVARKGIFNPEQFVFAEIMIIFMAVMITDILLLDFFNTLGMPTSTTVSIVFELLGAAVAISMVKIMGHDGGVADLWTYINSDKATEIILGILLSVVVAFSVGALVQFISRLLISFKFEEKPKWVGALFGGFALTSIIYFILVKGLKSASIFSPEVLELIANKQFLFILSNFVVWTLVSWLISTLTKINIYTMVIVMGTFALAMAFAGNDLVNFIGVPLAAMESYTSWSTSGIDADKYTMEGLASAVQTPQYLLLLSGLIMVVTLWFSSKAKNVVKTSVDLSRQDEGDERFQPNFLSRQIVKFSINASENIAGLIPASILKRMDTRFEKPYVYVPKSRVQDLPAFDLVRASVNLMVASVLISLATSMKLPLSTTYVTFMVAMGTSLADRAWGAESAVYRVAGVLNVIGGWFFTAMSAFTAAAIIAYIIHLGGIYAIGVLLLIAFFLIGKNYLSHTKKMKETKLEQKLERAESNSIIGVIDESAANISLAIKRANKIYTQSIDGLAKHDIDTLKRSKKGISKFDKEVEDLRDNIFYFIKNLDESSVSTSNFYISILSYLQDMTQSLEYIAKAGHKHVHNNHKKLRFNQIKDLKETDGYLNELFTEIETIFETKDFLKLTELIIHKQELFAKVDMKIHKQVERTRTDESSPKNTALYFSLLLETKDLLVATMNLLETYDQHANTKV encoded by the coding sequence ATGGGCGAGAACATTTACCTTTTCATGATTATTGCGCTGGCCGTACTTGCCATTACCGATTTAGTGGTTGGGGTGAGCAATGATGCGGTTAATTTTCTAAACTCTGCAATTGGATCAAAAGCTGTTTCGTTTAGGACAGTTATGATTGTTGCGAGTGTAGGTATTGCTTTTGGAGCTATATCCTCAAGTGGGATGATGGAAGTTGCGAGAAAAGGTATTTTTAATCCCGAACAATTCGTCTTTGCCGAAATCATGATCATTTTTATGGCCGTAATGATTACGGACATCCTACTATTGGATTTTTTCAATACGTTAGGAATGCCTACTTCAACCACCGTATCTATCGTTTTTGAGCTATTGGGAGCTGCCGTTGCAATTTCCATGGTTAAAATAATGGGTCACGACGGTGGTGTTGCTGATTTATGGACCTACATAAACTCGGATAAGGCTACTGAAATTATTCTAGGTATTCTACTTTCTGTAGTTGTCGCTTTCAGTGTTGGCGCCCTTGTTCAATTCATTTCCCGGTTATTGATTTCCTTTAAATTTGAAGAAAAACCAAAATGGGTAGGAGCACTTTTTGGTGGTTTTGCTTTAACTTCAATCATTTACTTTATTCTGGTAAAAGGCCTTAAAAGTGCCTCAATCTTTAGTCCGGAGGTTCTTGAACTGATTGCTAACAAGCAATTCTTATTCATTTTGAGCAATTTTGTGGTGTGGACCTTAGTCTCTTGGTTGATTTCTACATTGACTAAAATCAACATATATACCATGGTCATAGTAATGGGAACATTTGCTCTTGCCATGGCCTTTGCCGGTAATGACCTAGTTAACTTTATTGGTGTTCCGTTGGCCGCAATGGAATCCTATACGTCATGGAGTACGTCTGGCATTGATGCAGACAAATATACCATGGAAGGTCTTGCTTCGGCAGTACAAACACCTCAGTACTTGTTACTACTCTCAGGTCTTATTATGGTTGTGACACTTTGGTTTTCGTCAAAAGCCAAAAATGTAGTCAAAACCAGTGTAGATTTATCTAGACAGGACGAAGGCGATGAACGTTTTCAGCCTAATTTCCTTTCCAGACAAATTGTTAAGTTTTCAATAAACGCCTCGGAAAATATCGCAGGTCTTATTCCGGCTTCAATTTTGAAAAGAATGGATACTCGTTTTGAAAAACCGTATGTCTATGTACCTAAGAGTAGGGTTCAGGACTTACCTGCTTTCGATTTAGTTAGAGCCTCTGTAAACCTAATGGTTGCCAGTGTCCTAATTTCTTTAGCTACTTCAATGAAACTTCCATTATCAACAACGTACGTAACATTTATGGTTGCCATGGGCACTTCCTTGGCAGATAGGGCATGGGGAGCAGAAAGTGCCGTGTATCGTGTAGCTGGAGTTCTGAATGTTATTGGTGGATGGTTTTTTACGGCTATGAGTGCCTTCACCGCCGCAGCCATTATCGCATATATCATACATTTAGGAGGTATTTACGCCATTGGAGTTCTATTACTCATCGCTTTTTTCTTAATAGGGAAAAATTATCTTTCACATACTAAAAAAATGAAAGAGACCAAGTTGGAGCAGAAGCTAGAAAGAGCGGAAAGCAATTCTATTATTGGTGTTATTGATGAAAGTGCCGCTAATATTTCGCTAGCTATAAAAAGAGCCAATAAAATCTATACCCAAAGTATAGACGGCTTAGCAAAACACGATATAGACACCCTTAAAAGAAGTAAGAAAGGCATTAGTAAGTTTGATAAAGAGGTAGAAGATTTACGCGATAATATTTTTTACTTTATCAAAAACCTGGACGAATCTAGCGTTAGCACCAGTAACTTTTATATTTCAATTCTCAGTTACCTGCAAGACATGACTCAATCCTTGGAATACATTGCCAAGGCCGGTCACAAACATGTTCACAACAACCACAAGAAACTTAGGTTCAATCAGATTAAAGATTTAAAAGAAACTGATGGTTACCTAAATGAGCTATTTACAGAAATAGAGACAATTTTTGAAACGAAGGATTTCTTAAAGTTAACGGAGCTTATCATACACAAGCAAGAGCTATTTGCAAAAGTGGACATGAAGATTCACAAACAAGTGGAACGCACGCGAACGGATGAATCCAGTCCAAAGAACACCGCTTTATACTTTAGTCTCTTATTAGAAACCAAAGATCTTTTAGTGGCAACAATGAATCTTCTTGAAACTTACGATCAACACGCCAATACCAAGGTATAA
- a CDS encoding CAP domain-containing protein has translation MRFTNYLAPVICCISLFLSCSKDSTSLTQEEQEEELTATIDLSARATAKKLYEDYYIASSNLSSEVAWTGNEEACDPGTVPDQITEKILMRLQYFRKAAGLNNVIEENATKSTKSQQAALMMHANTTLNHNPPESWKCFTNAGKEAAGNALLTSTKNSAAIDSYIRDHGNENYPVGHRRWLLWPRLQEIGIGNTSGYNALWVLGNPGAIPEDNPEFIAWPPKGYLPAQLAYSRWSFSIANADFSETKISMQVEGGSTVPLQIEELTGIYGDNTIVWQPEINTNALTEDTTFIINIENVIVDSEAQMHEYSVTLFNPNN, from the coding sequence ATGCGTTTCACAAATTATTTAGCACCTGTAATCTGCTGCATTTCTTTGTTCCTTTCTTGTAGCAAAGACAGCACAAGCCTTACCCAAGAAGAACAAGAAGAAGAATTGACCGCCACTATTGACCTCAGTGCGCGAGCCACAGCAAAAAAACTATATGAAGATTATTATATAGCTTCTAGTAACCTCAGTTCCGAGGTTGCTTGGACCGGCAACGAAGAAGCCTGTGACCCCGGTACGGTTCCTGACCAAATAACAGAGAAAATACTCATGCGATTACAGTATTTTCGAAAAGCCGCAGGATTAAACAACGTTATAGAAGAGAACGCCACAAAAAGCACAAAGTCGCAACAAGCAGCACTTATGATGCACGCCAACACAACTTTGAACCATAACCCACCTGAAAGTTGGAAATGCTTTACGAACGCTGGCAAAGAAGCGGCTGGTAATGCGCTACTAACATCTACAAAAAACTCTGCGGCAATAGATTCCTATATTCGTGATCATGGTAATGAAAACTACCCTGTAGGGCACAGAAGATGGTTATTATGGCCTAGGTTACAGGAAATAGGTATAGGAAATACCAGTGGGTACAACGCTTTGTGGGTACTAGGTAATCCTGGAGCTATACCAGAAGACAATCCCGAATTTATTGCGTGGCCTCCAAAAGGATACTTACCAGCTCAATTAGCTTATTCTAGATGGTCATTTTCTATTGCCAATGCAGATTTCTCTGAAACGAAAATCTCAATGCAAGTTGAGGGAGGAAGCACGGTTCCATTACAAATAGAGGAACTTACAGGAATCTACGGAGACAATACCATTGTCTGGCAACCTGAGATAAACACAAATGCCTTAACCGAAGACACTACCTTTATCATTAACATTGAAAATGTAATTGTGGATTCTGAAGCTCAAATGCATGAGTATAGCGTAACTCTTTTTAATCCAAATAATTAA